A region of the Mesoterricola sediminis genome:
CCAGGTCCAGGAAGGCCGCGGCCGCCGGGGTGGACATGGGCTGGAGGGTCCGCCCGAGGGCGGCGAGGGCGGGGTGCCCGGTGAGGTTCCCCAGGAGCGCGGTCAAGGGAAGGCCCAGGCATGGCGCCGCCCGGAGCAGGGTCACCGGCCGGATCCATGAAACCTTCAATGCAACCCCTCGAAAACGGACAGGTTACATTTTAGACAGGCCTCCGGCCCGAAGGTTGAAAATTTGAAATGTCGCCCGCGGCGGCGTCACCAGTCGCTGCCGCCCCCCGAATCGCCGCCGCCCCAGTCGCCGCCGCCGGAGTCGCCCCAGTCCCCCCCGGAGCCGCCGGAATCGCCCCAGTCCCCGCCGGAGCCGGAGCCGCCGCCGTCACCCCAGTCGCCGCCCGAGCCCGAGCCCGAACCGCCGCCGCCCCAGTCATCGGGGTCCCGGTGGTGGCCGCCGCCCATCATGCTGCCGATCATCATGCCCGTGAGGAGGCCGCCCATGCCGCTGCCGCCGCCCTGGGGCGGGTAGGCCTGGCCGGGCATCATGCCCTGGGGCTGGTCCAGGCCCAGGCGCTGGCGGGCGCCGGGGGGCAGCTCCTCGTCCCGGAGTTCCTGGACGCCAGCCAGGGTGCCGCAGTAGCCGCAGGTCCAGGTCACCTTCCGCAGGCCGTCGTACTGCTGCTTCATCTTCTCCCCGGTGGCGCCGCAGGAGGGGCACTTGGGGTAGGGGCAGGCGAAGGTGTGGGGTTCGACGGGGCCGGTGCCCATGGGGCGGTGCGCGGCGCCCAGCTGCTCCTCGCGGTCGCGCCGGCCGCGGAGGACCAGGAAGACGATGATGCCGATCACCAGCAGGGCCACGAAGCAGCCCAGACCGCCGCCCGAGGATTCCCCCTGGCGGCGCAGGATCGCCGGCTGGGTCATGAGGAGAAGGGTGTCCATCGCGTCACCTCGCGACCCACAGCTTACCGCCACTGGCATAATGACCGGGACATGGAACCTGCGCGCCTCCTCCCCGACCCCGGTCCCTGGACGGTCCTGGGCCTCATGTCCGGCACCTCCGCGGACGGCGCGGACGCGGCCCTGGTGCGGATCGACCCGGAGGGGTTCCGCGGGGGCCGGCCCTTCCTCGATTTCCTGGGGCACGTCCACCACCCCTACGGCGCCGGCCTGCGGGAGCGGGTCCTGGCCGCGGCGGCCGACGCCCTCCCCCCCTCGGAGCTCTGCGCCCTCCAGCGGGAGCTGGGCGATCACCACGCCCGCACGGGGCGGGACCTGGCGGAGCGGCTGGGGCTCCGGCCCACCTTCGCGGCCCTCCACGGCCAGACCGTGCAGCACCGCCCCGCCGCGGGCGCCACCCTGCAGCTGGCCGATCCCTACGTGCTGGCGGAAGCCCTCGGTTGCCCCGTGGTCTGGGACCTCCGCCGGCGGGACATGGCCCTCGGCGGCCAGGGCGCGCCCCTGGTACCCCTGGCGGAGCGTTGGCTCCACGGGGCGGAGGGCCCCTGGATCGCCCTCAACCTGGGCGGCATCGCCAACGCCACCGTGTGGGACGGGACCCGGACCCTGGCCTGGGACCTGGGGCCCGCCATGAGCCTCCTGGACCTGGCCGCGGCCCGCTGGCTGGGCCAGCCCTTCGATCCGGACGGCGCCCAGGCCCAGGGCGAGCCGGACGACGCCCTCCTCCGCCGGTGGCTGGACCATCCCCACTTCCACCTGCCTCCCCCCAAGAGCACGGGCCGGGAGGTGTTCGGCGCCGCCTGGCTCCGCGCCGAGGAAGGGGCCCTGGATCGCCTGCCCTTGGCCCGGCGCCTGGCCACCCTGGCCGCCTTTACGGCCGAGGCCTGCGCCCGGGAACTCCGGACCCACGCCCCCGCCCTGCCCGGGGCGCCCCTCCTGCTCTCGGGCGGCGGCGCGAAGCACCAGGCCGTGCGCCGGGGCCTGGCGGAGCGGCTGCCGGAGCATCCCCTCGTGGATGACCTGCAGTTCCCCCCGGGGGCCCGGGAAGCCGTCAGCTGGGCCCTGCTGGGCGCGGCGTCGGCGGTGGGCGTGCCCGCCAACCTGCCCGAGGTGACCGGCGCCGCGCGGGCCGCGGTCCTGGGCAGCTGGGTGCCCCGTTGATCCCTGGCCGGTGGATGGACCATGTGCCCCCCTGGCTGGCCTGGGGGGCCCTCGCCACCACGGGCGCCTACACCTGGGAGGAAGTGGGGGGCATGGCCCTGCCCCTGGCCGCCGCGGCCTTCGTGGAGCACCGGCGGCTGGACCTCCACCGCTTCCGGCGCCCCCTGGAGGTGGCCGCCCTCGCCGTCTTCCTCTTCCTGGTGGCGGCCCGGACGGGCGTCCTGCCCACGGTGGTGAACACCCTCTTCATGCTTTGCGGAGTGCGCCTCGCCCTGCCCCGGGGCCTGCCCCAGCGCCGGCAGGTCCTCCTCATGGGCTTCCTGCTCTTCCTGACCACGGCCGTGTCCACCTCGGACCTGGACTTCCTCCTGTGGGCGGTCCTGTGGGCCGCGGGGGCGGCGGCGGCCCTCGTCCAGCAGGCCTGGGACCAGGCCTCGGAGCGGGTGGCCACCCCCGCGGGCCCGGCGCCCCTGGGGCGGGTGCCCCGCTGGACCGTGGCCGCCGTGGTGGTGGCCGCCGGGTGCTTCGTCATCCTGCCCCGCCTCCGGGCGGGGGTCCGCGGCCTGCCCCTGGGCCTCCAGACGCCCGTGGGGGGCCAGGCCGGCCTGCCCACCGTCCTGGACCTGTCCGCCCGGGGTCCCCTGGAGGGGGGCACGGAGGTGGCCCTGCGCGTGGTGCCCGGCCAGCCCGATCCGGGCCTCGCGGGCCCGTTCGGGCTCCTCAAGGCCCTGGTCCTGGAGGACCTGCGGGACCAGCGCTGGGAACGGGCCGCCGACACCCCCCGGCGGTTCTCCGTGGGCTGGCGTGGTCCCGTGCCGCCGGACCGTCCCCTCGAAGCCACCCTGTACGTCAACCCGGCCCCCGTCCAGGCCCTCCCCCTGCCCTACGGCTTCCAGGCCCTGGAGCCGCCCGACGGGGAGACCCTGCGCCCGGGCCCCGGGGGCGCCCTCCGGTGGACGGTGCCCGTCCGCCGCATCCTGCCCCTGCGCGTCCAGCTCCACCCCCTCCCGGGGGAGCCGGAGCGCGGCATGACCGCCCAGCGCCTGGCCGACCTCACCGCCGCGGGGGACCAGGCCGGGGCCGCCCTGCGCTTCAGCCGCCGGGAGGCGCCCGGGGACCTGCCCCCGGCGGAACTGGCCGCGCGCCTCACCACCGCCCTCCGCGCCTTCCGCTACACCCTGGACAACCCCTCCGGGGGCGCGGCCCGGCCCGTGGACGACTTCCTGGAGCGCACCCGCGCCGGCCACTGCGAGTACTTCGCCTCGGCCCTGGCCCTCATGCTCCGGGCCCGGGGCGTGGCCGCCCGGGTCGCGGTGGGCTACCGCCTGGGCCCCTGGATCCCCGAGGGCGGCTACTGGCTCGTGACCCAGAACGAGGCCCACAGCTGGGTGGAGTTCTATGATCCGGAGGCGCGCCTCTGGCGGATCGCGGACCCGACCCCGCCCGCCCCGCCCTCCGCCTTCGGGGCGGGGGGGGTGGCCGCCGCTGCGGCCCGGATGGCCGACGCCCTGCGCTTCCGGTGGGACCGGTACGTGGTCCGCTTTTCCGACGAGGACCAGGTGCAGGGCCTGGCCTGGCTCCAGGACGGCTGGGACCGCCTGCGCCTGGGGCCGGGCCTGGGCGCCCTCCTGAAGGCCGCGGCCCTCGTGGGCGCCGCCGGGGCCCTGGCCTGGGCCGCCTGGCGGTTCTTCGCCCGGGGCGGCGCTGGCGACGGCCTGCCCGGACGGATCACCGAGCTGGCCCCCCTGGTGCGCGCCGCGGGCACGCCCTCCGAACCCTTCACCGGGGAGACCGCCCGGGCCTGGCTGGCCCGCCTCGCCCTCCTCCGCCCCGACCGGGCCCCCGCCCTGGCCGCCCTGGCCCAGGAGGCCGACGCGGTGACCTACGGCGGCAAGGGCCGCGCCGCCCTGGCCCGCCTGGCCCAGACCGAGGCCGCGGCCTGGCGCATCGGGGACCCGGCGCCTAGGGTGGGTTCGTAATCTAGGATAGTAATGGCTAATACCCATCCGTGCCGGAGCATGGAGGAGCTGGAATAGTGAGTCTGTGCTGCAGTGCCTGATGGCGCCGCGCATTCGCAGCATCCTATTGGAACGCGGAGGCGCGGAGGATCAATGAGGATCCGGAACCCTTGTCACCCTCCGCTCATAGCCTCAGCCAGATCACGATGCAGGCCAAAGCCACCTGGGCTGAGAAACTTCGCGCCGTTTTGTCGAACCTGGTGGCCAGCGCCCTGAACTGTTTGAGCCTGGCGAACCCATGCTCGATGGCATGGCGGGCCTTGTATAGGTGTGAGTCCCAGGTCGCCGGATTCTTGCGCCGGGGATGAGGTGGGATGACGGCTGTCGCACCCATGGCCTCGATCGCCTTCCTTACCGGGTTCCCATCGTAGGCCCGATCTCCGAACACGTACTCTGCCTGCCAACCGCACAGCAATCCTTCAGCAGACCGGCTTTCATGGGCTTGCCCCGGAGTGGCCAGGAAATCCAAAGGATTACCGTGGGCATCGCAGATCAAATGGATCTTGGTCGAGCATCCACCCCGAGATCGTCCGAGCGCCTGGTTCCAGAGCCCCCCCTTTTGCCTGCTGAATATTGATGAGCGCGAATGATGGTGCCATCCGGCATGACCCACTCCAGGTCGGCTTCCTTGCGCAGGAACTCCAGGATCCTTTGCCACACGCCGCGCTTGGTCCAGGCCTCAAATCGCGTGTACACGCTTGTCCAAGGTCCAAATTCCTCCGGCAGGTCCCTCCACGGCGCCCCAGTCCTGTGCCTCCACAGGATCGCCTCCACCATGGGACGGTTGGGGTGACGGGATCGCCCCATCCCTCCACGCTCTGGCGGAAGGAGCGGTTCAAGCTTTGCCCACATGGCATCGGTCAGGAAACTTCTCGGCATCGTTACCCCAGGAAAATTCGTGGTGTACGAGCCTTTACGTATGAGTACAAGTTAACTATTTATCTAATCTATAGATTCCGAACACAGCCTAGCCATCACGAATTGGACTCCGGTTCCCGTTCCAGCATGCCGAACCGGGCCACGATGCGGCGCTCGCCGTCGCTGAAGCGGACGGTGTAGGTGAGCATGTCCCCGCCCCCGGTGGCGGCGGTGATGACGCCCCGGCCGAAGCGGGGGCTCCGCACCCGGGTGCCCCGCGGCCAGGTGCCGCCGGGGGGGGCGGGCTGCGGGGGCACCGGCTCGGGATCGGGGGCCGCGGCGGGGCCGGGCCCGGCCGGGGCCTCGCCCCGGACCTGGGCGAAGAGGCCCCGGATGCGGTTCAGCTCGGAGGCCACGGAGCCGCCACCCCCGCCCGCGGCGGGGCGGGTCGATCCGAAGGTCCCCTGCCCCGCGCGGTAGAGCTCGGTGCCCCACCGGATGGGGGCCTCCAGGGCGTCCTCGGGCAGCTCCCGGAGGAAACGGCTCGGCATGCCCAGGACCTCCTGGCCCATGGCCCGGCGGCGGCGCGCGGCGGTGAGGTAGAGCTTGGCCTGGGCACGGGTGATGGCCACGTAGAAGAGGCGCCGCTCCTCCTCCACCCCGTCCTCGGCCTCCCGGGCGTTCCGGTTGGGGAAGACGTCCTCCTCCATGCCCACGAGGAAGACCACGGGGAATTCCAGGCCCTTGGCGCAGTGGACGGTCATGAGGGAGAGGAGGCTGGCCTCCTCCAGCTCGTCCGTATCCGAGGCCAGGGTGACCCGGTCCAGGAACTCGGCCAGCCGCAGGCCCAGGGATTCGGCGTCGGCCGCGGCCGAGACGAACTCCTCCAGGTTCCGCATCCGGCCTTCGGCCTCGAGGGTCCCTTCCTCCTCCAGCATGCGCACGTAGCCCGATTCCACCAGCACCCAGCGCACCAGCGCCGCCAGGCCCTGGCTGGAGGCCTCCTTCGCCGCGGCGGCGAAGAGGTCCAGGTAGCGCCCCATCTCCCGCTGGGCGCGGCCCTTGAGCTCGCCCTTGCGGAGCAGGATCGCCGCCCCCTCCAGGGCCGTCCCGCCCTCGGGGATGGCCGCCTCGATCCGGGCCAGGGTCGTGGCCCCCACGCCCCGGGACGGGGAGTTCACGGAGCGCCGGAAGCTGACGAGGTCGAAGGGATTGCAGATGAGCCGCAGGTAGGCGAGGAGGTCCTTCACCTCCTGGCGCTCGTAGAACTTGACGCCCCCCACCAGCTTGTAGGGCATGTTGGCGGCCCGGAGGGCCTCTTCCAGCTGCCGGGACTGCCAGTTGGCGCGGTAGAGCACCGCGAACCTGCCGTCCGGGAACCGGAACCGCTCGTGCCGGATCCGCTCCACCACGTACTCCGCCTCCAGCCGCCCCTCGTCCAGGAGCCGGAAGGTCAGCTTCTCCCCCAGGCCCAGGTCGGTCCAGAGGCTCTTGCCCAGGCGCTGGGTGTTGTTGGCGATGACGGTGCTCGCCGCGTCCAGGATCTGCTGGGTGGAGCGGTAGTTCTGCTCCAGCTTGATCTGCACGGCCTCGGGGAAGTCCCGGCGGAAATCGAGGATGTTCCGGATGTCCGCCCCGCGCCACCCGTAGATGGACTGGTCCTCGTCGCCGACGACGCAGAGGTTCTTGTGGGTGCGGGCCAGGTGCTGGACGAGCATGTACTGGGCCCGGTTCGTGTCCTGGTACTCGTCCACCAGGAGGTAGCGGAAGCGGTCGGCGTAGGCCGCCTGGACCGCCGGTTCCCGGAAGAACCGCTCCGTGTACAGGAGCAGGTCGTCGAAATCACAGGCCTTGTGGCTCCGGAGCCCGGCCTGGTAGAGCTTGTAGGCCTCCAGGGCCTTGCGGGTCCACGGGTCCAGGGCCTCCTCCACCGCCTCCTCGGGGAGCAGGCAGCGGTTCTTGAAATCGGAGATCAGCTCCAGCACCCGCTTGGGGTGGAACTGCTTCTCGGGCAGCTTCAGGTCCGCCAGCACCTGCTTGACGAGGCTCCGCTGGTCCGAGGGGTCGAAGATGACGAAGTCCCGGCCCACCGGGGTGCGGTCCCCCTCCCGGCGGAGGATCCGGGTGCAGAAGCTGTGGAAGGTGCTCACCCAGAGCTGCTCGGCGGGCACCGAGACGAGGCGCTGGACCCGCTCCGCCATCTCCCCCGCCGCCTTGTTGGTGAAGGTCATGGCCAGGATGCTGGCGGGCCGGACCCCGGCCTCCTCGATCAGCCAGGCGATGCGCCGGGTGATGACGGTGGTCTTGCCCGACCCGGCCCCGGCCAGGATGAGCAGGGGACCCTCCGTGTGGGTCACCGCCTCCTGCTGGGGCCCGTTCAGGTTGCGGAGGAGGGGATGGTCCTGGGTGGGTTCCGGCATCCTCCGAGTCTACCAAGGACCGGGCTCAGGGTTTCCACATGGGGTGTTCGAAGCTCAGGTAGAGGAAGACGGACCGGTCCCCCCGGCTGGGGCCGACCCCGATGGGGAAGGCGATCCCGGGCACGATCTGGAGGCCGCTCCGGAAGTTGATGGCGAAGCGCAGGCCCGGGTTCACGTAGAAGGTCTCGACCCGCTCCCGCCGCCCCGGGCCGGCCACGGCCTCGCCGCTGGTGTAGGCGAACTCCAGCATGGCGTTGGCGTTGGGGTGGGCGAGCCAGACGAAGCTCTGCCCCAGGGTCCAGGACGTGAGGTCCGCCTTGTCCCCGGCGGCGTTCCGGGCGCCGGGGGTGAAGGAGGCCCCCACGTTGAAGTGAGCCACGCAGGCGGGACCCAGCACGACGCTGATGGGCACGAGGCCCTGGAGGCCCGGGGCCCCGGCCCCCCGGCCCTGGCGTTCGTCCCCCGTGGGCAGGGCCAGGGACAGGCGGGGCGCGATCGCCACCCGGGCCTCCCCGTCGCCCAGGAGCTGGTAGCGGTAGTTGAGGAGGACGTCCCCCACCGCGCGACGGCCGTCGGGAGAGGCCGAGAGGCGCTGGAAGGGCACCGTGTAGCTCAGCTGGTGGGTGATGCCCGGGGCGGGCCACTCCTGGGTGAAGGTGAACAGCCAGTCCCGGCTGGTCCGGTCGCGCATGAAGGTGCTGATGTGCTGGACGACCCCCGGCTCCTGGTTGTAGGCCTCCTCCACCAGGAAGGAGTTGTCCTGGATGGGACCGGGTTCCTGGGCGCCCAGGGCGCCGGCGAGGACGGGAATCAGCAGAGCGGCGGAACGCGGCGCCATGGACACCTCAAGGAAGATCCCTGCCATCATCGCCCGCCGGAGCCGGTTGGGGAAGGCGCCGGGACCCGCTAAGATGGTCCGGCCGGCTCGCATGGCGGAATGGCAGACGCCGCGGACTTAAAATCCGCCGACCGCAAGGTCATGAGGGTTCGAGTCCCTCTGCGAGCACGCATCCCCCCTTTCCGCTGGCCGGGACCCCCCTT
Encoded here:
- a CDS encoding transglutaminaseTgpA domain-containing protein: MPPWLAWGALATTGAYTWEEVGGMALPLAAAAFVEHRRLDLHRFRRPLEVAALAVFLFLVAARTGVLPTVVNTLFMLCGVRLALPRGLPQRRQVLLMGFLLFLTTAVSTSDLDFLLWAVLWAAGAAAALVQQAWDQASERVATPAGPAPLGRVPRWTVAAVVVAAGCFVILPRLRAGVRGLPLGLQTPVGGQAGLPTVLDLSARGPLEGGTEVALRVVPGQPDPGLAGPFGLLKALVLEDLRDQRWERAADTPRRFSVGWRGPVPPDRPLEATLYVNPAPVQALPLPYGFQALEPPDGETLRPGPGGALRWTVPVRRILPLRVQLHPLPGEPERGMTAQRLADLTAAGDQAGAALRFSRREAPGDLPPAELAARLTTALRAFRYTLDNPSGGAARPVDDFLERTRAGHCEYFASALALMLRARGVAARVAVGYRLGPWIPEGGYWLVTQNEAHSWVEFYDPEARLWRIADPTPPAPPSAFGAGGVAAAAARMADALRFRWDRYVVRFSDEDQVQGLAWLQDGWDRLRLGPGLGALLKAAALVGAAGALAWAAWRFFARGGAGDGLPGRITELAPLVRAAGTPSEPFTGETARAWLARLALLRPDRAPALAALAQEADAVTYGGKGRAALARLAQTEAAAWRIGDPAPRVGS
- a CDS encoding IS5 family transposase (programmed frameshift): MPRSFLTDAMWAKLEPLLPPERGGMGRSRHPNRPMVEAILWRHRTGAPWRDLPEEFGPWTSVYTRFEAWTKRGVWQRILEFLRKEADLEWVMPDGTIIRAHQYSAGKRGGSGNQALGRSRGGCSTKIHLICDAHGNPLDFLATPGQAHESRSAEGLLCGWQAEYVFGDRAYDGNPVRKAIEAMGATAVIPPHPRRKNPATWDSHLYKARHAIEHGFARLKQFRALATRFDKTARSFSAQVALACIVIWLRL
- a CDS encoding anhydro-N-acetylmuramic acid kinase — its product is MEPARLLPDPGPWTVLGLMSGTSADGADAALVRIDPEGFRGGRPFLDFLGHVHHPYGAGLRERVLAAAADALPPSELCALQRELGDHHARTGRDLAERLGLRPTFAALHGQTVQHRPAAGATLQLADPYVLAEALGCPVVWDLRRRDMALGGQGAPLVPLAERWLHGAEGPWIALNLGGIANATVWDGTRTLAWDLGPAMSLLDLAAARWLGQPFDPDGAQAQGEPDDALLRRWLDHPHFHLPPPKSTGREVFGAAWLRAEEGALDRLPLARRLATLAAFTAEACARELRTHAPALPGAPLLLSGGGAKHQAVRRGLAERLPEHPLVDDLQFPPGAREAVSWALLGAASAVGVPANLPEVTGAARAAVLGSWVPR
- a CDS encoding transporter, with translation MAPRSAALLIPVLAGALGAQEPGPIQDNSFLVEEAYNQEPGVVQHISTFMRDRTSRDWLFTFTQEWPAPGITHQLSYTVPFQRLSASPDGRRAVGDVLLNYRYQLLGDGEARVAIAPRLSLALPTGDERQGRGAGAPGLQGLVPISVVLGPACVAHFNVGASFTPGARNAAGDKADLTSWTLGQSFVWLAHPNANAMLEFAYTSGEAVAGPGRRERVETFYVNPGLRFAINFRSGLQIVPGIAFPIGVGPSRGDRSVFLYLSFEHPMWKP
- a CDS encoding ATP-dependent helicase; translation: MPEPTQDHPLLRNLNGPQQEAVTHTEGPLLILAGAGSGKTTVITRRIAWLIEEAGVRPASILAMTFTNKAAGEMAERVQRLVSVPAEQLWVSTFHSFCTRILRREGDRTPVGRDFVIFDPSDQRSLVKQVLADLKLPEKQFHPKRVLELISDFKNRCLLPEEAVEEALDPWTRKALEAYKLYQAGLRSHKACDFDDLLLYTERFFREPAVQAAYADRFRYLLVDEYQDTNRAQYMLVQHLARTHKNLCVVGDEDQSIYGWRGADIRNILDFRRDFPEAVQIKLEQNYRSTQQILDAASTVIANNTQRLGKSLWTDLGLGEKLTFRLLDEGRLEAEYVVERIRHERFRFPDGRFAVLYRANWQSRQLEEALRAANMPYKLVGGVKFYERQEVKDLLAYLRLICNPFDLVSFRRSVNSPSRGVGATTLARIEAAIPEGGTALEGAAILLRKGELKGRAQREMGRYLDLFAAAAKEASSQGLAALVRWVLVESGYVRMLEEEGTLEAEGRMRNLEEFVSAAADAESLGLRLAEFLDRVTLASDTDELEEASLLSLMTVHCAKGLEFPVVFLVGMEEDVFPNRNAREAEDGVEEERRLFYVAITRAQAKLYLTAARRRRAMGQEVLGMPSRFLRELPEDALEAPIRWGTELYRAGQGTFGSTRPAAGGGGGSVASELNRIRGLFAQVRGEAPAGPGPAAAPDPEPVPPQPAPPGGTWPRGTRVRSPRFGRGVITAATGGGDMLTYTVRFSDGERRIVARFGMLEREPESNS